The genomic DNA CTCCACAAATGTGTCAAGAAGAGCCTTGTCCATGTCATCATTCCAAGAAATGTAACCCCTGCCCGAGCCTGACTTCTTGCCCTTCTCCATATCCTACAGGAAAAATGTTCACAAAAGGTTATTAGTAAAATATTAGGAGCACTAAAATTTATCATACATTTTAAGCATGcattgatgatagaatttatcATACATTGACCACGTCTTGCTTGGTAATCAGCAAACATTTGGTTAGCTTTGGTATCCCTAAAATTGCTCCATTCATTTGTTGATTGAACATTGGTAATCATACCCacttcactttgaacttcatgaGGTTCAAAAGATATTACTTGATCAACTTGGTGTATAAGTAaatcatccatatctctctgtctatcaattacaaagttgtgcaatatgcagcaagcattaatgatcctaatctgcaagaatttagtagaaatgagTTGCATGCTAGCTAGGGTCATTCAAAGATGAATTTCAAGCTAGGTTACTAACTACGGAATACCTGATTTTGCAAGTCAAAATATGAGTTGCTTCTTAGTATAGCCCACCTCATCTTCAATAGCCCAAATGTTCTCTCTATCACATTTCTAGCAGTTGAATGGCGCAAATTGAATAGTTCTTTGGCAGTGGATGGGTTATGCCCTTGAGCagcccactcattcaagtggtagCGAGTGGATCGATATGGAGCAAGAAAGCCCGGTCCATTGGTGTATCCCGCATCTACTAGATAGTATTTCCCACTTGGAATAACAAATGCATCGTCCCGAGACATTGCATCACGTAGCACACGTGAATCTGAAGCTGATCCTTCCCATCCCGCTAAGACGTAAACAAATTTCATGTGACGATCACAAACCCCTAAAACATTGGTGGTAATCTGTTGCTTCCTATTCCTATACCTCCCTTGGTCAGCTAAAGGCACAAAAACGTCAATGTGTGTACCATCTAATGCTCCAAGGCAATCTTCAAACCACTTCCACTTGGAATCCTCAGGTTGTACAGCTGATGGATCAGGAAGCTTGATAAATTCATGGCATAATGATAGAATACCTCTAAGCACCTCATTGAAGTGACGGCAGATTGGCTCAAGTGACCATCCATATGAGCTACGAATCATCCTCATCTTAGTGCCATGACCCACTACAAGCAAAAATATTGCTACCTTTTCTTCTACCGACACATTCTTGTTATCACACATACCACATCTCTCACGTAAGATGGCACATAGGTCATAAAATGATCTCTTAGTTAGGCGCAAACTATCATAGCAATAGACATTTGATCCTTGGTACAGATTTCTTAGCAGCTGAACTCAACAGGTCACAGCAAGCTATTATCGNNNNNNNNNNNNNNNNNNNNNNNNNNNNNNNNNNNNNNNNNNNNNNNNNNNNNNNNNNNNNNNNNNNNNNNNNNNNNNNNNNNNNNNNNNNNNNNNNNNNCATGTATTTTCTTATAAAATAAGAAGTAGAAAACTGATTAAAGAAAAGTTTCATGAATATTATGACTAGTGAACATACCACTTTGAGAGTTCACTATGAACTGTAAGATAATGAGGAAGACATGAATATTCAGGAATAGAAGAAATCCTCCTCCCATGCACATTTTTATGAAAGAGCCCTTTCTCTAAACTCAACAAATCGTGCATCCACTTTCCATGTACAGCTCTGCAGAAACAAATATTTCATTGCTATAAAACACTGACTTAAAAAAAGCACTGTACAAGATATATTTCATTACTGTAGGTCACACTAGCTATTCTGATAATAGGCGACTCAACTCTGCTTGGAGACGCTATGTAGTGTTCAAATGATAGTGTTGATGTCACACTAAATGGGGCCAGAAGCACGAAATTATTGATTTAAATGACAAAGCTATCAGTACAAGTACTGATATTTATCTTCAGTGTGGCGTGCCACTACCACAAGTCAATAATTTACTATATAATGAGAGTAAGAATGCCACAAATAAATGGTTGCCATTCCTCATTTAGCAATCATTTGCCAAAAGTCCCCATAAGAACATGGCCATCATTACAATGGAGAAATCGTTTGATATCTCTGATCATGGCCAGTGCTATTTGCAATCTTCAttaaggatggcagtctacacAAACAGCTCCTCTTTTTGTTCACAACCAAACATATGAGCTTTACCCTTTGTGTAGATCCAACTTGAGCCCACGTCTTTCTTTGCACCACGATTGTTCAGATGCTTCCTAGCCAACACAGCATTCTCCCAGCTTCCACCGGCCGCATATACATCTGAAAGCAAAGCATGGTTCCCTCCATTTTCTGGTTCCAGTTTGAATAGCTGTTCAGCTGCTATTCTGGCTAATCCGATATTTCTGTACTTACGGCACGATCCAAGCAAAGATCCCCACATAGAAGCAGTTGGCTCAAATGGCATTTGTTGAATCAGTTCCCAAGCCTCATCAGTCTTCCCAGATCGCCCCAAAACATCAACCATGCAAGAATAGTGAACGACATTAGGTTTGACACTCTGATCAGAAATTAGCAGGCTGAAGTAGCAGCGGGCCTCTTNNNNNNNNNNNNNNNNNNNNNNNNNNNNNNNNNNNNNNNNNNNNNNNNNNNNNNNNNNNNNNNNNNNNNNNNNNNNNNNNNNNNNNNNNNNNNNNNNNNNNNNNNNNNNNNNNNNNNNNNNNNNNNNNNNNNNNNNNNNNNNNNNNNNNNNNNNNNNNNNNNNNNNNNNNNNNNNNNNNNNNNNNNNNNNNNNNNNNNNNNNNNNNNNNNNNNNNNNNNNNNNNNNNNNNNNNNNNNNNNNNNNNNNNNNNNNNNNNNNNNNNNNNNNNNNNNNNNNNNNNNNNNNNNNNNNNNNNNNNNNNNNNNNNNNNNNNNNNNNNNNNNNNNNNNNNNNNNNNNNNNNNNNNNNNNNNNNNNNNNNNNNNNNNNNNNNNNNNNNNNNNNNNNNNNNNNNNNNNNNNNNNNNNNNNNNNNNNNNNNNNNNNNNTTGGAGGGGGTCGACGGAGGagggggcagcggaggagggggccgatggaggaagtggaggagggggcggcggagaagtggaggagggggcggcggaggaagtgggcggcggcgcaaggggaaggagtcggggcggcgcgcgcggggggaAAGAGGAATAGTCGCGGTCGGGACTCGGGACCGAGGAAACGATTTCCTCTTTTTAGGGTCGGAATGTGCGGTAGATAGAGTTGGAATCCTGAGGAATCCCTCTTTCCAATTCCGGGAGCAACCAAACAAGATGACTTTGGAAATTAATTCCAATTCCAGCCAATTCCATCctaacaaacaggccctaaggaaAAAGGTACAAAATGATAactaaaaaaagtaaaagaaagaTAACTGTAAATGGCCTAAGGCGAAAGCTGATGTAGTCAATTGTTTCAATGCTTTTTACTCTACCTGTCTACTTCATACAACAAATCAAACCAATGCTTTCACCTCAAGGGACAACCCAAGCAAGGTGGTGGATGTGCAATGGCATTTCACCTCCTGCAGACAACCAAACCAAACAACAGGGTAAAAACTCACAGATGCCCAAGAACCATTAAAGAAGCAATGTGCCCCAGGTGATGCCGACATCTGGGGATTTCCATGTTCCGATCCCTCACTAGACTATCAATGGCCGGTCTCCACCTTTTTGTTCCCTCGGGAAGGAAAGGCTCGGCAAAAGTTTCAGTGTCCAAGTGGGCTCAATTTGCCCTAATAGGATACTAAGAAAAAGGGCTGGCCAAGCTGACAGTCTTTAGAGGCAGGTTTCAGACAGGGAAGGGGCACTAAGCTCCAATAACCGGCAAGATTCCCCACAGCACGTATCAAAAGATGGACGCAGATCTGTGACTGTCTCCGCCTTTTGTTACCTGACTGCCTACGTCGGAAAGGCTTGTACGAggctaaggccttgtttagttagggaatttgggaggtgccaaattactgttacagcactgtagcacactgtagcgtttcgtttgtatttgtgaattattgtccaaatattgactaattaggctcaaaagattcgtctcgcaaagtacaacaaaactgtgcaattagtttttaatttcatctacatttagtactccatgcatgtaccacaagtttgatgtgatggggaatcttctttttgcatagtgtcaaagttgggagttgggagtaactaaacatggcctaaaccACAGGTTGCAAACTGCTCTTTtggccggccagccggccggtCAATATAATTCAGAGCAGTGGTACGTGCCTGGAGAAACCTGGCCTAACCAAGCTGACGTGGCACGATCAATTCTTATAATTAAGGCAAGGCTGCTAGCTGTAAGAAAACATGTGAACTGCCTTCGTGTCGACTTGTGAAACACAAGAAAGCTTAAACAAAGTGCATAAAGAATCTAGAGTGACAGTCTCTTACCTTAGGTCACCTAATAGGGTATGAGAGCACATCAGTGTAAAGACTGCGCAAGCTGCAAGTAGCCTGAGAGATAGAACATATATAATTAGTCAATATGCAGTACAAGTGCAAGATGATGAGAAACCGTATTAAAACATAAACAAGGTCCTAGAATACTGTGCTGTATAGAGGAAAAATAATTGGGATGCAGGCTACACATTCATCTGAATGTAGCAACAGCAACTGTGGTAACGATGATTAAACATATAGGTTAACTACCGTATCAACAGCAGGATTTCCTGTCTGCTGCTGGCGATCGAGAACAGGAGCCATGTGCAGGAGCCGAGGCTTTCCCTAATGACCAGACATGAACCTTATCCGAGGCACTCCAGGGCTACATGATTAACACCTTTGAACACCA from Setaria italica strain Yugu1 chromosome VII, Setaria_italica_v2.0, whole genome shotgun sequence includes the following:
- the LOC101758194 gene encoding uncharacterized protein LOC101758194 isoform X1, giving the protein MIRSSYGWSLEPICRHFNEVLRGILSLCHEFIKLPDPSAVQPEDSKWKWFEDCLGALDGTHIDVFVPLADQGRYRNRKQQITTNVLGVCDRHMKFVYVLAGWEGSASDSRVLRDAMSRDDAFVIPSGKYYLVDAGYTNGPGFLAPYRSTRYHLNEWAAQGHNPSTAKELFNLRHSTARNVIERTFGLLKMRWAILRSNSYFDLQNQDMEKGKKSGSGRGYISWNDDMDKALLDTFVEYYNKGDRCQNGWKSHVYTTAIKNVREKCNVDISKDNIMARNKTFDKHYTIINGMLESSGFGWDWNKNKISVDSDAVWEEYVAKNKEASGYRHKTVLYWDSISLVFGKDHATGEAARTAAESSKDMSKEDLSNKEPTSSATSGSLKRQRSGDSFTSMMAEKLDKFAEALKEEAPKGPTSKEILDTLNEVQGLDEDTLLDLFDILTGDARKYESLLALPERMRKRWLLKQLNK